One Elusimicrobiota bacterium genomic window, CCAGCTTAAGCCAGATTTATTAAGGAAAACCCTAACTCTTTCTTTTGATATTTCTTTATTAAATTTTTCTTTTATCTTTATAGATATAATCTTACTTGTAATTCTTCCTTGTTTTCTATTCTCAACAATTTCTATTACTTTTTGCTGTTCATCCAAGCTGAGTATTGTGGGCCTTCCGGGTTTAGTTTTGTCTAATAAGCCTTCGTAGCCTTGCTTATTCCATTTTGTGAGCCATCTTGAAATAGTATTTGGTTCTCGATTTAATC contains:
- a CDS encoding helix-turn-helix domain-containing protein; the encoded protein is MAGKPINAKIIKGGINKVEEMVRQEKDPKVKERLQAVLWRMQKVQPSEIARRLNREPNTISRWLTKWNKQGYEGLLDKTKPGRPTILSLDEQQKVIEIVENRKQGRITSKIISIKIKEKFNKEISKERVRVFLNKSGLSWKKPQKEDYRKDEEKRKNFISELEKKSI